One Danio rerio strain Tuebingen ecotype United States chromosome 22, GRCz12tu, whole genome shotgun sequence genomic window carries:
- the cirbpb gene encoding cold inducible RNA binding protein b isoform X6: MKLANLVDGLVVSEGVPEVVAEASSEAAEEEVVADMAETEAMAVTGVLVVTGAMEETAAMAVAIEAMVVGREVMEVVTDPMVAAVVDTPTGVEDTPAAVDTGITDFRNQGGYDRSGGSYRDGYDSYASHE; this comes from the exons ATGAAGCTGGCAAATCTGGTGGACGGTCTGGTGGTTTCAGAGGGGGTTCCAGAGGTGGTGGCAGAGGCTTCTTCAGAGGCAGCAGAGGAAGAG GTGGTGGCGGATATGGCGGAGACAGAAGCTATGGCAGTGACAGGAGTTTTGGTGGTGACCGGAGCTATGGAGGAGACCGCAGCTATGGCGGTGGCGATAGAGGCTATGGTGGTGGGGAGAGAAGTTATGGAGGTGGTGACAGATCCTATGGTGGCGGCGGTGGTGGATACTCCAACAGGAGTGGAGGATACTCCAGCGGCGGTGGATACAGGGATAACAG ATTTTAGGAACCAGGGGGGATACGACCGCTCTGGAGGATCCTACAGAGACGGTTACGACAGTTACG CTTCACACGAGTAA
- the cirbpb gene encoding cold inducible RNA binding protein b isoform X9: MKLANLVDGLVVSEGVPEVVAEASSEAAEEEVVADMAETEAMAVTGVLVVTGAMEETAAMAVAIEAMVVGREVMEVVTDPMVAAVVDTPTGVEDTPAAVDTGITDFRNQGGYDRSGGSYRDGYDSYE; this comes from the exons ATGAAGCTGGCAAATCTGGTGGACGGTCTGGTGGTTTCAGAGGGGGTTCCAGAGGTGGTGGCAGAGGCTTCTTCAGAGGCAGCAGAGGAAGAG GTGGTGGCGGATATGGCGGAGACAGAAGCTATGGCAGTGACAGGAGTTTTGGTGGTGACCGGAGCTATGGAGGAGACCGCAGCTATGGCGGTGGCGATAGAGGCTATGGTGGTGGGGAGAGAAGTTATGGAGGTGGTGACAGATCCTATGGTGGCGGCGGTGGTGGATACTCCAACAGGAGTGGAGGATACTCCAGCGGCGGTGGATACAGGGATAACAG ATTTTAGGAACCAGGGGGGATACGACCGCTCTGGAGGATCCTACAGAGACGGTTACGACAGTTACG AATAA
- the cirbpb gene encoding cold inducible RNA binding protein b isoform X5, which produces MKLANLVDGLVVSEGVPEVVAEASSEAAEEEVVADMAETEAMAVTGVLVVTGAMEETAAMAVAIEAMVVGREVMEVVTDPMVAAVVDTPTGVEDTPAAVDTGITVDFRNQGGYDRSGGSYRDGYDSYASHE; this is translated from the exons ATGAAGCTGGCAAATCTGGTGGACGGTCTGGTGGTTTCAGAGGGGGTTCCAGAGGTGGTGGCAGAGGCTTCTTCAGAGGCAGCAGAGGAAGAG GTGGTGGCGGATATGGCGGAGACAGAAGCTATGGCAGTGACAGGAGTTTTGGTGGTGACCGGAGCTATGGAGGAGACCGCAGCTATGGCGGTGGCGATAGAGGCTATGGTGGTGGGGAGAGAAGTTATGGAGGTGGTGACAGATCCTATGGTGGCGGCGGTGGTGGATACTCCAACAGGAGTGGAGGATACTCCAGCGGCGGTGGATACAGGGATAACAG TTGATTTTAGGAACCAGGGGGGATACGACCGCTCTGGAGGATCCTACAGAGACGGTTACGACAGTTACG CTTCACACGAGTAA
- the cirbpb gene encoding cold inducible RNA binding protein b isoform X7, whose amino-acid sequence MKLANLVDGLVVSEGVPEVVAEASSEAAEEEVVADMAETEAMAVTGVLVVTGAMEETAAMAVAIEAMVVGREVMEVVTDPMVAAVVDTPTGVEDTPAAVDTGITVDFRNQGGYDRSGGSYRDGYDSYE is encoded by the exons ATGAAGCTGGCAAATCTGGTGGACGGTCTGGTGGTTTCAGAGGGGGTTCCAGAGGTGGTGGCAGAGGCTTCTTCAGAGGCAGCAGAGGAAGAG GTGGTGGCGGATATGGCGGAGACAGAAGCTATGGCAGTGACAGGAGTTTTGGTGGTGACCGGAGCTATGGAGGAGACCGCAGCTATGGCGGTGGCGATAGAGGCTATGGTGGTGGGGAGAGAAGTTATGGAGGTGGTGACAGATCCTATGGTGGCGGCGGTGGTGGATACTCCAACAGGAGTGGAGGATACTCCAGCGGCGGTGGATACAGGGATAACAG TTGATTTTAGGAACCAGGGGGGATACGACCGCTCTGGAGGATCCTACAGAGACGGTTACGACAGTTACG AATAA
- the cirbpb gene encoding cold inducible RNA binding protein b isoform X1, with protein MSDEGKLFIGGLSYDTTEQSLEEAFSKYGTIAKVDVIRDRETDRSRGFGFVTFENPEDAKDAMAAMNGKQVDGRMIRVDEAGKSGGRSGGFRGGSRGGGRGFFRGSRGRGGGGYGGDRSYGSDRSFGGDRSYGGDRSYGGGDRGYGGGERSYGGGDRSYGGGGGGYSNRSGGYSSGGGYRDNRNQGGYDRSGGSYRDGYDSYASHE; from the exons ATGTCTGACGAGGGAAAGCTTTTCATCGGTGGTCTGAGCTATGATACAACAGAACAGTCCTTGGAGGAAGCATTCTCCAAATATGGAACCATTGCCAAAG ttgaTGTTATCAGAGACCGTGAAACTGACCGTTCTAGAGGCTTTGGCTTTGTGACCTTTGAAAATCCAGAAGATGCTAAGGATGCCATGGCTGCCATGAATGGAAAG CAAGTTGATGGTCGCATGATTCGCGTTGATGAAGCTGGCAAATCTGGTGGACGGTCTGGTGGTTTCAGAGGGGGTTCCAGAGGTGGTGGCAGAGGCTTCTTCAGAGGCAGCAGAGGAAGAG GTGGTGGCGGATATGGCGGAGACAGAAGCTATGGCAGTGACAGGAGTTTTGGTGGTGACCGGAGCTATGGAGGAGACCGCAGCTATGGCGGTGGCGATAGAGGCTATGGTGGTGGGGAGAGAAGTTATGGAGGTGGTGACAGATCCTATGGTGGCGGCGGTGGTGGATACTCCAACAGGAGTGGAGGATACTCCAGCGGCGGTGGATACAGGGATAACAG GAACCAGGGGGGATACGACCGCTCTGGAGGATCCTACAGAGACGGTTACGACAGTTACG CTTCACACGAGTAA
- the cirbpb gene encoding cold inducible RNA binding protein b isoform X4, translated as MSDEGKLFIGGLSYDTTEQSLEEAFSKYGTIAKVDVIRDRETDRSRGFGFVTFENPEDAKDAMAAMNGKQVDGRMIRVDEAGKSGGRSGGFRGGSRGGGRGFFRGSRGRGGGGYGGDRSYGSDRSFGGDRSYGGDRSYGGGDRGYGGGERSYGGGDRSYGGGGGGYSNRSGGYSSGGGYRDNS; from the exons ATGTCTGACGAGGGAAAGCTTTTCATCGGTGGTCTGAGCTATGATACAACAGAACAGTCCTTGGAGGAAGCATTCTCCAAATATGGAACCATTGCCAAAG ttgaTGTTATCAGAGACCGTGAAACTGACCGTTCTAGAGGCTTTGGCTTTGTGACCTTTGAAAATCCAGAAGATGCTAAGGATGCCATGGCTGCCATGAATGGAAAG CAAGTTGATGGTCGCATGATTCGCGTTGATGAAGCTGGCAAATCTGGTGGACGGTCTGGTGGTTTCAGAGGGGGTTCCAGAGGTGGTGGCAGAGGCTTCTTCAGAGGCAGCAGAGGAAGAG GTGGTGGCGGATATGGCGGAGACAGAAGCTATGGCAGTGACAGGAGTTTTGGTGGTGACCGGAGCTATGGAGGAGACCGCAGCTATGGCGGTGGCGATAGAGGCTATGGTGGTGGGGAGAGAAGTTATGGAGGTGGTGACAGATCCTATGGTGGCGGCGGTGGTGGATACTCCAACAGGAGTGGAGGATACTCCAGCGGCGGTGGATACAGGGATAACAG TTGA
- the cirbpb gene encoding cold inducible RNA binding protein b isoform X8: MKLANLVDGLVVSEGVPEVVAEASSEAAEEEVVADMAETEAMAVTGVLVVTGAMEETAAMAVAIEAMVVGREVMEVVTDPMVAAVVDTPTGVEDTPAAVDTGITVDFRNQGGYDRSGGSYRDGYDSYG; this comes from the exons ATGAAGCTGGCAAATCTGGTGGACGGTCTGGTGGTTTCAGAGGGGGTTCCAGAGGTGGTGGCAGAGGCTTCTTCAGAGGCAGCAGAGGAAGAG GTGGTGGCGGATATGGCGGAGACAGAAGCTATGGCAGTGACAGGAGTTTTGGTGGTGACCGGAGCTATGGAGGAGACCGCAGCTATGGCGGTGGCGATAGAGGCTATGGTGGTGGGGAGAGAAGTTATGGAGGTGGTGACAGATCCTATGGTGGCGGCGGTGGTGGATACTCCAACAGGAGTGGAGGATACTCCAGCGGCGGTGGATACAGGGATAACAG TTGATTTTAGGAACCAGGGGGGATACGACCGCTCTGGAGGATCCTACAGAGACGGTTACGACAGTTACG gCTGA
- the cirbpb gene encoding cold inducible RNA binding protein b isoform X3 translates to MSDEGKLFIGGLSYDTTEQSLEEAFSKYGTIAKVDVIRDRETDRSRGFGFVTFENPEDAKDAMAAMNGKQVDGRMIRVDEAGKSGGRSGGFRGGSRGGGRGFFRGSRGRGGGGYGGDRSYGSDRSFGGDRSYGGDRSYGGGDRGYGGGERSYGGGDRSYGGGGGGYSNRSGGYSSGGGYRDNRNQGGYDRSGGSYRDGYDSYE, encoded by the exons ATGTCTGACGAGGGAAAGCTTTTCATCGGTGGTCTGAGCTATGATACAACAGAACAGTCCTTGGAGGAAGCATTCTCCAAATATGGAACCATTGCCAAAG ttgaTGTTATCAGAGACCGTGAAACTGACCGTTCTAGAGGCTTTGGCTTTGTGACCTTTGAAAATCCAGAAGATGCTAAGGATGCCATGGCTGCCATGAATGGAAAG CAAGTTGATGGTCGCATGATTCGCGTTGATGAAGCTGGCAAATCTGGTGGACGGTCTGGTGGTTTCAGAGGGGGTTCCAGAGGTGGTGGCAGAGGCTTCTTCAGAGGCAGCAGAGGAAGAG GTGGTGGCGGATATGGCGGAGACAGAAGCTATGGCAGTGACAGGAGTTTTGGTGGTGACCGGAGCTATGGAGGAGACCGCAGCTATGGCGGTGGCGATAGAGGCTATGGTGGTGGGGAGAGAAGTTATGGAGGTGGTGACAGATCCTATGGTGGCGGCGGTGGTGGATACTCCAACAGGAGTGGAGGATACTCCAGCGGCGGTGGATACAGGGATAACAG GAACCAGGGGGGATACGACCGCTCTGGAGGATCCTACAGAGACGGTTACGACAGTTACG AATAA
- the cirbpb gene encoding cold inducible RNA binding protein b isoform X2 gives MSDEGKLFIGGLSYDTTEQSLEEAFSKYGTIAKVDVIRDRETDRSRGFGFVTFENPEDAKDAMAAMNGKQVDGRMIRVDEAGKSGGRSGGFRGGSRGGGRGFFRGSRGRGGGGYGGDRSYGSDRSFGGDRSYGGDRSYGGGDRGYGGGERSYGGGDRSYGGGGGGYSNRSGGYSSGGGYRDNRNQGGYDRSGGSYRDGYDSYGTY, from the exons ATGTCTGACGAGGGAAAGCTTTTCATCGGTGGTCTGAGCTATGATACAACAGAACAGTCCTTGGAGGAAGCATTCTCCAAATATGGAACCATTGCCAAAG ttgaTGTTATCAGAGACCGTGAAACTGACCGTTCTAGAGGCTTTGGCTTTGTGACCTTTGAAAATCCAGAAGATGCTAAGGATGCCATGGCTGCCATGAATGGAAAG CAAGTTGATGGTCGCATGATTCGCGTTGATGAAGCTGGCAAATCTGGTGGACGGTCTGGTGGTTTCAGAGGGGGTTCCAGAGGTGGTGGCAGAGGCTTCTTCAGAGGCAGCAGAGGAAGAG GTGGTGGCGGATATGGCGGAGACAGAAGCTATGGCAGTGACAGGAGTTTTGGTGGTGACCGGAGCTATGGAGGAGACCGCAGCTATGGCGGTGGCGATAGAGGCTATGGTGGTGGGGAGAGAAGTTATGGAGGTGGTGACAGATCCTATGGTGGCGGCGGTGGTGGATACTCCAACAGGAGTGGAGGATACTCCAGCGGCGGTGGATACAGGGATAACAG GAACCAGGGGGGATACGACCGCTCTGGAGGATCCTACAGAGACGGTTACGACAGTTACGGTACGTattga